The region GTGCTTGCTCTAGCAAGCTGCCTAGTTAGTATTTATGTTGCTCTGGCTTGGCCTAAGACAGTCAGCAAATGGCGGGTTAATTTTACCATTTTGCTATGGCTGATTTTCCCAACTACAGCTTTGATTTATATTGATCGCCTGAATTTAGCTAGCTTATGGCCAAACTTGAGGTTCTGCATTTTATGCCTATATTTAGCTGCTTATTTTGGAACCCTAATTCTTTTGGGCTTAGAAAGAGAACTAACTTTTTACCTTTTCTTTGGCGCATTAACAACTGTTGTTTCAGTTGGCTCCTTTAGCCTCTTTAGCAGCATCTTTAATTTTTATGGCTACAAATACTGGCTTGTACCTCAGACGATTTCATTTGGATTGAGCTTACTATTTGCCTTTTGGGTTAATCGCCAATACGTATTTTGTAGTCATGGCCCAATTTGGCCAGAGTTTGAACGCTTTGTGAGTTCACGTATTTTAAGTAGCTTGTTGTGCGAATATTTATTGATGGCCTTTTTGGCAGATGTCGTCAAATTGAATTTAGATTTGGCTAAAATTTCGACAGCCTTTATGGTTGTAGTTATTAACTATATTTTGAGTAAAATTTTTGTCTTTAAGCAAA is a window of Amygdalobacter nucleatus DNA encoding:
- a CDS encoding GtrA family protein, with the protein product MNTELNKLIFDKQLLTFKRLENLLAISLLSYLICLVGLKYCSFLASYIVLALASCLVSIYVALAWPKTVSKWRVNFTILLWLIFPTTALIYIDRLNLASLWPNLRFCILCLYLAAYFGTLILLGLERELTFYLFFGALTTVVSVGSFSLFSSIFNFYGYKYWLVPQTISFGLSLLFAFWVNRQYVFCSHGPIWPEFERFVSSRILSSLLCEYLLMAFLADVVKLNLDLAKISTAFMVVVINYILSKIFVFKQSKVK